A genomic region of Mesorhizobium sp. NZP2077 contains the following coding sequences:
- a CDS encoding NAD(P)/FAD-dependent oxidoreductase: protein MADTTTRSMVEQLVAIEPAIVIGAGAAGLAVAQALIKAGVPTAILEKESRLAEPWHRRHQQLHLNTHRDLSALPGLTYPGDTPAFPPRNVVIRHMNDFREANRLPVEFGVAVETIVFRGDHWAVRTSAGSRLARHVVVATGRDKEPFTPQWKGMQAFAGRIIHSADFGDAKSYAGKKVLVVGAGNSGFDALNHLAGVDMAALWLSARNGPALLPKRIGKIAVHRLSPLMARLPLRVADAAIAATQRLVFGDLTKFGMPPAPSGGASRLTSDYTAIAADDGAVDAIKSGKITVVPAIREFSREGVILANGRLIDPDIVIAATGYRTGLERMVGSLGVLDSKGVPLFNGGDADPKLPGLWFTGMRPSIRGCFANAGILGKAIARRIAGAEPHQPRASR, encoded by the coding sequence GGCGATAGTCATTGGCGCCGGCGCCGCCGGACTGGCTGTCGCGCAGGCTTTGATCAAGGCCGGCGTGCCGACGGCGATCCTGGAAAAGGAGAGCCGGCTGGCCGAACCTTGGCATCGGCGGCACCAGCAACTGCATCTCAACACCCATCGCGATCTCTCGGCACTGCCCGGCCTTACCTATCCCGGGGATACGCCAGCCTTTCCACCCAGGAATGTCGTGATCCGCCATATGAACGATTTCCGCGAGGCGAATCGGCTGCCGGTGGAGTTCGGCGTCGCCGTCGAGACCATCGTGTTCAGGGGCGACCATTGGGCCGTGCGCACCAGTGCCGGCTCGCGCCTGGCGCGTCATGTCGTCGTCGCCACCGGCCGCGACAAGGAACCGTTCACACCGCAGTGGAAGGGCATGCAGGCTTTCGCCGGACGGATCATCCATTCGGCGGATTTTGGCGACGCCAAGTCCTATGCCGGCAAGAAGGTGCTGGTCGTCGGCGCCGGCAATTCGGGCTTCGACGCCCTCAATCATCTGGCTGGCGTGGATATGGCTGCTCTCTGGCTGTCGGCCCGCAATGGCCCCGCCCTGCTGCCCAAGCGGATCGGCAAGATCGCCGTGCACCGGCTCTCGCCGCTCATGGCGCGCCTGCCGCTGCGCGTCGCCGATGCGGCGATCGCCGCGACGCAGCGCCTAGTTTTCGGCGATCTGACCAAATTCGGCATGCCGCCCGCGCCGTCGGGCGGCGCCAGCCGCCTGACCTCCGACTACACCGCGATTGCCGCGGACGACGGCGCCGTCGACGCCATCAAATCGGGCAAGATCACCGTGGTGCCGGCGATACGCGAGTTCAGCCGCGAAGGCGTGATCCTGGCCAATGGCCGCCTGATCGATCCCGATATCGTCATTGCCGCAACCGGCTACCGCACCGGGCTGGAGCGCATGGTCGGCAGTCTCGGCGTGCTCGACAGCAAGGGGGTGCCACTCTTCAACGGCGGCGACGCCGATCCGAAACTGCCCGGCCTGTGGTTCACCGGCATGCGGCCGAGCATTCGCGGCTGCTTTGCCAATGCCGGCATATTGGGCAAGGCGATCGCCAGGCGGATCGCCGGTGCCGAACCTCACCAGCCGCGCGCCTCTCGCTGA